A stretch of DNA from Microlunatus sp. Gsoil 973:
CTGATCAGCGGATAGACCATGAAGACCGTGACGCCGACGATGGTCGGCAGTATGAACAGGTACGCCGTCACCGTGTTGCGTCGCCGGTGGCTCAGGCCCCGGCCTGCCGGTCGCGCGAAAGCTTCCATCCGTGGTACCTCCACCTCTGCGCCGCGCGCGCTGCGCCGAGGCCGTCAATGTCGCCGTTGTCATTGAGTGTTGGCGACCGCAGTCGCCGGACCTGCTGATGAAGCGTCGACCCCGAACGGGTCCGACCGACCGCCATCATGTCAACGTTGACGTCGAATTGTCAACGATGACATTCCTGATCGCCGATTCCCGAATGGGGGCCCGGTCGGAGCCGTACCATGTGCCGCATGACAGGCAGCAAAGTCGCCCTCGAGGGCTCGCCGGCCGGTCTCTTGCGGCCTCGCCCGAGCCTGAAGGACGTCGCGATCGCGACCGGTCTCAGCATCAAGACGGTCTCTCGGGCGCTGCGCGGCGAACCCAACGTGGCCGAGGCCACGCGACAGCTGGTCCAGGCCGAGGCGGATCGCCTGGGGGTGCAGGTCAACGACGTCGCGGCGGGCCTTCGCCGGAAATCCCAGGCGATGACCTCGATCGGGGTGCTTCTCGGCGACTTTGCCAACCCGTTCTCCGCGCAGATGCTCAAGGGCATCGATTCCGTGGCGGCCACACATCGGCATGTCGTTCTCACCGCCGATGCGCAGTACAGCCCGGAGACCGAACGCAACGCCATCCGGTCCTTCCTCGCCCATCGGGTCGCCGGCCTGATCATCGCACCCAGTGGCGAGGACCTGAGCTACCTGAACGCGCAGACCGCCTACGGCTTCGCGGTGGTGATCGTCGATTCGCCGCCGCCCACTGGTGACGACGGGTGGGATTCGGTCACGGCCACGAACTTCGAGAGCACCAAGGACGGAGTCGCGCGGCTCATCCGGCGGGGGCACCGCCGCATCGGCTATCTGGGTCATCCGCGGGGTGGCATCGGCGCCAACGAACGCTGGGCGGCTATCTCGCTGCGCTGCAGGAGGCCGGCATCGAACCTGACCAGTCAGTGATCGAGCACGATCTGGTGACCGAGGACGACGCCACGCGGGCGACGGAGCAGATCCTCTCCCAGGGTGACGTCGACGCGCTGATGATCGACAACAATCAGCTGTGTACCGGCGTGCTGCAGTCACCGACGTACGCCCGGCGTCGGCCCGAGACACTCAGCTTCGACAACTTCGCGCTGGCGCCGCAGTTCGGCATCACGGTGATCGACAGCAACCCGTACGAAATGGGCAGGACCGGTGCTCAGCTGTTGTTCGAGCGGCTTGCCGAGCGCAGCAGACCGCCGCAACATGTCCGCGTTCCCGCCAGTCTGATGGTCAACGACGACCCGATCTATTGACGTTGCAGTAACCCAGGAGCCGGGGATGCGTAACGATCTCCTGGCTGCCGGTCGCAGACACGTGGCAGTCGACGGTCAGGTCTTCATCCAGCGACAACCGCCTCAGCGCTCCGCCCACACATTCGCGGCTCGGATGATCAGCAATGAGGGGCTGGCGATGATCTTGGCCGAGACCGGAAGGCCGTTGGACCGTTGGGCTGTCGAGGCAGCGGTTCGCGGCGCGTCTGTCGGGCCCTTGATCGGTCATGCTCCGTCGGTACGAACAGGCTGGTGGGACTCGTAGGCCCGCAGCCAATCCGCGTGGACCTGCGGCGGATGGGCCGGCTGCACGCAAAACTCATTGCCTTCCGGATCGGCCATCACGACCCAGGACCGGTTGTCACCTTGGCCGATATCGACCCGCCTGGCTCCCAAACCCTCCAGTCGGGCGATCTCCGCCGACTGGTCATCGGGTCGAAGATCAAGATGCAGGCGATTCTTACCGGTCTTGCACCCAGGGACCTTGATCAACAGCAGATCGGGGACCACACAGTCTTCCCGGCTGCCGGCCGGCGGCTCGACAACCCACTCGGGATCCTCGGCGTGGCTGATCACCCAGCCCAACGCCTCTGCCCAGAACCTCGCCAGTCGCCCAGGAGCCTCGGAATCGATGATCAATGCACCCATGCGCAGTCCCATGGTGACAACCTAGGCAGCAGTGACTGTGACCCTCGACCCCTTTTCGACTGCCCGCCCGATGAGGTTCCCCGCAACCCGCATCTCCCGACACCGCATACGTCAGTGACTCCGCAAGCAAGCCCGGCGCGGCCTGTCGCCCGTGCACAGTGATAGGAATCCCGACGGCGTTGACTCGCACGACCTCAACCGAGTTCGAATCAGGCGACGACGTCGTGATTCCCCTCACGCGATCACGAGTGATCACCGCGTGGCTTCGATGAGATGTCGAGTTGAGTGAGCGACGAACGATCCCTTGGTCCGGATGAGCCGGTCCAGCTCGTCGAGCTTGTCCACGTACTTGGTGACCGTGAAATCGGGCACCCACCACACGCACTTTCGCAGGATCCACGCCACTGCGCCGACATCGAAGAATTCCATACGACAGCGGGCGATCCTGAGGTCGGTCACCCGCAGTCCGGCCCGTTCGGCGTCGGCAGCCTCGCGATAGGGGTCGCGGCCGCTCGGCTCGGCCGGGATGGGCCCCATGAAGAAGTCGGTAAGCTCGCGCGCCGATTCCGGCCCTACATGCTGTCCGAAATAGTGCCCGCCGGGCCGGAGAGCACGACGGGCCCAGGCCCATCGAGGCCGGACCGGGTGTCTTGAGGTGACCAAATCCAAGGAGCCATCCGGGATCGGAAGTTCGTCATTACGACTCGTGTCGATCACGGTCACACCGCGCGGTCCCAACAAGCCGCGCGCCCGTCGAACGTTGGGCGGCCAGGACTCGGTCACGTACATATCCGGCGGCAAGATCGGCGCCTCGTTGACCACCTCACCGCCGCCGGTGTCGATGTCGAGCGCAGACCGTACGGAGGAGAGCCGCGCCGCAAGCAACCGGGCGTATCCCCATGATGGCCGTTCCTCGGTCGCCCTTCCGTTCAGCCAGGCAAAACCCCAACCGTCGACGTCGGCCGATTCGGCCTCGCTGATCAAGTCATCAAAGGAACGCACAAGTGGCGACGTTGCCTGACTGACTCGCTGACGCACAACGGGTTATCAGAGACGTGTCAGTGGGCGGCTGTCTCGATCACCGCGCGAATCAGCCGTGAGGACTGTTCAGCGATCTGCCGGGGCGGGCATGGCCGGTCGTGTTCGAGCCACCACACGATCGACTGCACGAACATCGCGGCGATGACGCCGGGCACGAGCGAATCTCCGGTCTGCCCGGGCAGGTGTTCGCTGGACATCCTCGCCAGCGCCGCACGCATCCGGTCGGCGAACCAGGGGCTGCCCTTGCGTCCGAGCAGCGCGCCGTACATCCGGTGATAAGAATCGACGTGGCCGAGGAAGTCGGCCCAGCGCTGATCCGGGGACCGGGCGTCGGCCGGTTCGGTGGTAGTCATCGCAGCCAACGCCTCGTCGAAGATCTGTTCGACGAGTTGGTGCTTGTCGCGATAGTTCCGATAGAACGCTGCCCGGCTCACCATGGCTTTGGAGGTGAGTTCGCCGACGGTGATCTGCTCGAACCCGCGCTCCTCGATCAGCTCGACGAGCGCGTGACGCAGCAGAGTGCGGGTGCGGAGGACGCGCACATCCGGTTGAGACATTTTCGTCCCCTTGTCTCGAGTGGGACAACGGCGGAGATCTGATGCTTGCGCAGCCATTCGGGCACTCCGATAGTGGACAACGGCTTCGAGACAAGTTGTCTCATTACGAGCATGATGTCAACAAAATGGAGGTGCCATGCGGGCTGTCACAGTGCGTCGGTTCGGTGGTCCGGAGGTGCTCGGTGTCGAAGACGTGCCCGAGCCGACGCCATCCACAGGTCAGCTGGTGGTGCGTGTGATGCTGGCAGGGGTCGCATTCGGGGACGTGATCGTACGGTCCGGTGGCTACCCGCGACCGCTTCCGTTGACCCCCGGTCTGGAGGTGGCCGGCGAGGTCGCTGCGGTCGGTCCGGGCACCGACCAATCGCTGCTGGGCAAGACGGTTGTCGCCACCACGGTCGGGCAGGCCGGCGGCTACGCCGAACAGGCACTGGTGATGGCCGATTACACGTTCCCCGTGCCGGACCGGCTGGAGCTTGCGACCGCACTCGCCGTGTTCCAGGCCGGAGCGGTCGCCCGTGGCCTGCTGTCGGCGATGCAGTTGCGCAGCGACGACGTCGTCTTGATCACCGCCGCTGCCGGCCGGATCGGGTCGCTGCTGGTGCAGTCGGCCAAGGCTGCCGGGGCCACGGTGATCGGCGCGGCGAGCCGGGACAAGCTGACCGCGGTCACCGAGTTCGGGGCCGATCATGTCGTCGACTATGGCGATGCCGGCTGGCCGGACGAGGTGCGCCGGCTGACCGGCGGCCGCGGTATCGACCTGGCCCTCGATGCCGTTGGCGGTCAGACGACCGAAGGTGCCGTGGCCGCAGCCAGCGACGGGGGCGGCCGCATCGGCATCTACGGCTACGCGTCCGGCAAGTGGCCAGTGTTGGAGGCCCGGACCGTCGCGAGCCGCGGTCTCACGGTGTCCGGCGCGCTGGGCATGGTCATCCGCAAGTCCGATGCCCGGCAACGCGATGACGCGATCGAGGCACTTTCTGCGGCCGCCTGCGGGGAGCTGCGCCCCCGCATCCACGCAAGGTTCCCGCTGGCACGAGCCGCCGACGCGCACCGCGAACTGGAGGGACGCCGGTCTGTCGGGGCGATCGTGCTCTCCATCACCTGATCATGGCGACAACCCTGCCAACACGGACGCAAGCGGATCAGCCCGGCACCGGCACCTCGCTACACAAGTGACCTGATGCAAATCGACACCGTACGGTTGGGCCTGGGTTGACGTCCGCGTCGTTCGGTTCGCGGCGGATCGTGTGCAAAGAACAGAGGAGGGAGTTGTCCGAGCAACGCCGGGTTCTGATCCGCGGGGACGTCGTGCAACGTCCGCGCAAACCCTGGACCCCGACGGTCCAGTCGTTGCTGCGGCACCTCCGGCTGAACGGACTGCCGGTGCCCGAGCCGTTGGGCTATGACGAGAACCACGAATATGTCGGCCTGGTTGCCGGCGATGCCGGCGATCAGGCTTGGCATCACCAACTGCAGCGTGACGGAGTCCGTTCGGCCGGCGTTCTGCTGCGTCGGATCCATGACGCCGGCGCGACCTGGCAACCACCCGATGATGCGATCTGGTCGGTGCGTTCGCGCGGAGACGTGATCTGTCACGGTGATCCGCAACCGGCCAACTTCGCGTGGCGGAACGGGACGGCGGTCGGCCTGTTCGACTGGGACGCCGCTCGGCCGGGAAGTCGACTGGACGATGTGGCGTACGCATTGCTGTGGCTGGTTCCGGTCGGCGTCGACGCGGCCGAGTTGAAACGGCGCGGCTTCACATCCATGCCGGATCGTCGGGACCGGGCCGAAGCCTTCCTTGACGGCTACGGGTGGCAGGACACGATCAACGTCGTCGAGGTGGCGCTGGCCAGACACCGGCAGGCGATCGAGGAAGTCGAGATGCTGGGGCGCGAAGGACACCAACCCCACGCTGATTGGGTCGCAGCCGGATGGCCGGACCGCTGGCGATCGGGACTGGACCGGATGCGGCTGCTGAGCAACGGTTTCGACCCCCTGATCCGCGTCTGCTGATCATCGTCACCGAGGAGTCCGTACCCCGATGCCAGGCCGCGGAGGGTCTGCTCAGCCGCAATTCACCAATCAGCTAAGGGCCGGTACGCGTTGCCGGGTGATGGCGGTCGCTCCGGATTCCACCAGTTCGACCGCGCCGGCTTCATGAACGTACGGACAGCTGACGGCGATGAGCAGAGGCTTCCACTCCGTCTCACAGGACCTTCGTCCGGCACCCGGCGATCCGGTTCAAGCGCAGCGCCCACTGACCCACTCTGTTCGGGCGGGCCATGGATCCGCGACGTCGGCGTCGCCGGGCAGGCCCGGGGCCGGGCTGTGGCTCATGACCTTCGACCCTGTGGCGGGCGAAGCAGCGAAGGTGGACTGATCACGGGCCAGATCCGAGCAAGTGGCCTGTCGACGGGGAGATGAACATGGTCGAGGACGGTGGCCCGCAGCTGCTGTCCGATCACGGCAGCGCAGGACCCCGCCGCGACCGTCACTGGCGCCAGTTGCGCAGCATCGGGTTCACGGCCCTCACGATCCTGGTGATCGAGTACCTCGCGGTACCGCAGATCGTCCACGCCACTAGTGACCTCACGCTGTTCGCTGACGCCTCGCCACTGCTGTTGGTGCTTGCCTTCATCCTCGAAGCCTGCTCGCTGGCGGCGTACACGGCACTGAGCAGAGCCGTCCTGCTCACCAACAACCGCCCCGGCTACTTCGCCCAGCTCCGCATCGATCTGACCGGTTACGGCGTCAGCCACGTGATCCCGGGCGGCGGTGCGTCCGCAGCCGCATTGCGATTCCGTCTGATGACCCAACGAGGAGTGCCGGCCACGGACGCTGCATCGAGCGCTGTGGTCCAGACGGCCGTGACAGATCTGAGCCTGGTCGCGACCTTCGCAGCGGGAGTGATCTTGATCGGACCCGCAATTGCCGACCATCCGGCCTATGCCGTGGCCGGAGCGCTGGCTGTCATCGCGTTGCTCGCTGGGGCGATCATGGTCCGCCGGTACAGCAGACGCCCTACGAACAGACACCACCCGGTCCGTCGAACTCCGGGCCGTTTCGCGCCGCGCACGATCCTCGGACCGCGGGTATCGCAATGGATCGCACGCGTCATCAGGGACGTCGCCGGCGTGTCGCGCATGACCGCCAGCGAAGCAGCGCAACTGGCCCGCGACCCGCGTCGCCGCCTGACCGTCTTCGGCTGGGCGGGCGGCAACTGGTTGTTCGATGCCGCAAGTCTCTGGGTCTGTCTCCGCGCCTACCACGTAACGATTGATCCGGGGGTGCTACTGACGGCCTACGGTGCGGCCAACCTGATCGCGCTACTGCCAGTGTCGCCGGGCGGACTCGGCATCGTCGAAGGCGTGCTGATCCCGGCTCTCGGAGCACTCGGTGACACAACGGCGGCACCGGTGGCCTTGGGCGTGCTCACGTGGCGACTGTTCC
This window harbors:
- a CDS encoding LacI family DNA-binding transcriptional regulator, coding for MTGSKVALEGSPAGLLRPRPSLKDVAIATGLSIKTVSRALRGEPNVAEATRQLVQAEADRLGVQVNDVAAGLRRKSQAMTSIGVLLGDFANPFSAQMLKGIDSVAATHRHVVLTADAQYSPETERNAIRSFLAHRVAGLIIAPSGEDLSYLNAQTAYGFAVVIVDSPPPTGDDGWDSVTATNFESTKDGVARLIRRGHRRIGYLGHPRGGIGANERWAAISLRCRRPASNLTSQ
- a CDS encoding substrate-binding domain-containing protein, producing the protein MEPDQSVIEHDLVTEDDATRATEQILSQGDVDALMIDNNQLCTGVLQSPTYARRRPETLSFDNFALAPQFGITVIDSNPYEMGRTGAQLLFERLAERSRPPQHVRVPASLMVNDDPIY
- a CDS encoding VOC family protein is translated as MGLRMGALIIDSEAPGRLARFWAEALGWVISHAEDPEWVVEPPAGSREDCVVPDLLLIKVPGCKTGKNRLHLDLRPDDQSAEIARLEGLGARRVDIGQGDNRSWVVMADPEGNEFCVQPAHPPQVHADWLRAYESHQPVRTDGA
- a CDS encoding class I SAM-dependent methyltransferase; this translates as MVNEAPILPPDMYVTESWPPNVRRARGLLGPRGVTVIDTSRNDELPIPDGSLDLVTSRHPVRPRWAWARRALRPGGHYFGQHVGPESARELTDFFMGPIPAEPSGRDPYREAADAERAGLRVTDLRIARCRMEFFDVGAVAWILRKCVWWVPDFTVTKYVDKLDELDRLIRTKGSFVAHSTRHLIEATR
- a CDS encoding TetR/AcrR family transcriptional regulator; this encodes MSQPDVRVLRTRTLLRHALVELIEERGFEQITVGELTSKAMVSRAAFYRNYRDKHQLVEQIFDEALAAMTTTEPADARSPDQRWADFLGHVDSYHRMYGALLGRKGSPWFADRMRAALARMSSEHLPGQTGDSLVPGVIAAMFVQSIVWWLEHDRPCPPRQIAEQSSRLIRAVIETAAH
- a CDS encoding zinc-binding dehydrogenase, whose product is MRAVTVRRFGGPEVLGVEDVPEPTPSTGQLVVRVMLAGVAFGDVIVRSGGYPRPLPLTPGLEVAGEVAAVGPGTDQSLLGKTVVATTVGQAGGYAEQALVMADYTFPVPDRLELATALAVFQAGAVARGLLSAMQLRSDDVVLITAAAGRIGSLLVQSAKAAGATVIGAASRDKLTAVTEFGADHVVDYGDAGWPDEVRRLTGGRGIDLALDAVGGQTTEGAVAAASDGGGRIGIYGYASGKWPVLEARTVASRGLTVSGALGMVIRKSDARQRDDAIEALSAAACGELRPRIHARFPLARAADAHRELEGRRSVGAIVLSIT
- a CDS encoding phosphotransferase; translation: MSEQRRVLIRGDVVQRPRKPWTPTVQSLLRHLRLNGLPVPEPLGYDENHEYVGLVAGDAGDQAWHHQLQRDGVRSAGVLLRRIHDAGATWQPPDDAIWSVRSRGDVICHGDPQPANFAWRNGTAVGLFDWDAARPGSRLDDVAYALLWLVPVGVDAAELKRRGFTSMPDRRDRAEAFLDGYGWQDTINVVEVALARHRQAIEEVEMLGREGHQPHADWVAAGWPDRWRSGLDRMRLLSNGFDPLIRVC
- a CDS encoding lysylphosphatidylglycerol synthase transmembrane domain-containing protein; amino-acid sequence: MVEDGGPQLLSDHGSAGPRRDRHWRQLRSIGFTALTILVIEYLAVPQIVHATSDLTLFADASPLLLVLAFILEACSLAAYTALSRAVLLTNNRPGYFAQLRIDLTGYGVSHVIPGGGASAAALRFRLMTQRGVPATDAASSAVVQTAVTDLSLVATFAAGVILIGPAIADHPAYAVAGALAVIALLAGAIMVRRYSRRPTNRHHPVRRTPGRFAPRTILGPRVSQWIARVIRDVAGVSRMTASEAAQLARDPRRRLTVFGWAGGNWLFDAASLWVCLRAYHVTIDPGVLLTAYGAANLIALLPVSPGGLGIVEGVLIPALGALGDTTAAPVALGVLTWRLFQFWLPIPISGLTYLSLKLQSVKRSG